In Vibrio syngnathi, the following proteins share a genomic window:
- a CDS encoding DMT family transporter, translating into MLIKMIPFVFVLLWSSGFVGARLGVEYAEPATLLSLRMVANVALFLVLIAILKRRIPRGRAFFHACVVGILIHGFYLGGTYLAIDMGMPAGLSSLLVGLQPILTALIMISCTSQRFNFAQWLGLALGFAGISLVLMGNIEWQSDDQKGLATLLCLVSLVGITVGTLYQKRFCQGTDMVGGAMVQYLAAAALFLPFAMRYETMQVNWTIEFTLTLTWLVIVLSCIAILLLLYMVEHGASSSVASVFYLVPPTTAIQAWLIFGESFDIYGAIGFALSATAVYLVVKKPELIKFRRQTALER; encoded by the coding sequence ATGCTGATTAAAATGATTCCGTTTGTGTTTGTACTATTGTGGTCGTCAGGCTTTGTTGGCGCTCGTCTTGGTGTTGAATACGCTGAACCCGCAACGTTACTTTCACTTAGGATGGTAGCCAACGTGGCGCTATTCTTGGTTTTGATTGCAATCCTTAAGCGTCGTATTCCTCGTGGTCGAGCATTTTTTCACGCTTGTGTGGTGGGTATTTTGATTCATGGCTTCTACCTTGGTGGCACTTATCTCGCGATTGATATGGGTATGCCCGCCGGGTTGAGTTCTCTACTTGTTGGCTTACAACCGATTCTTACGGCGTTGATCATGATCAGCTGTACCTCACAGCGTTTTAACTTCGCACAATGGCTAGGCTTAGCCCTCGGTTTCGCAGGTATTAGCTTGGTGCTGATGGGCAATATTGAGTGGCAGTCAGACGACCAAAAAGGCTTGGCAACGTTATTATGTTTGGTTTCTTTGGTGGGTATTACGGTCGGTACTTTATATCAGAAGCGCTTTTGTCAGGGTACAGATATGGTCGGTGGCGCGATGGTGCAGTACTTGGCAGCAGCAGCATTGTTCTTACCTTTTGCAATGCGCTACGAAACTATGCAGGTGAACTGGACTATTGAGTTCACGTTGACTCTGACTTGGCTAGTGATTGTTTTATCGTGCATTGCTATTTTATTGCTGCTTTACATGGTAGAGCATGGCGCTTCTTCAAGTGTGGCATCGGTGTTTTACTTAGTTCCCCCCACAACAGCCATTCAAGCGTGGCTCATTTTTGGAGAGTCATTCGACATTTATGGCGCAATAGGCTTCGCGTTGTCAGCGACCGCTGTTTATCTGGTGGTGAAAAAGCCTGAGTTGATTAAGTTCCGCAGACAAACAGCATTAGAGAGGTAA
- a CDS encoding PLP-dependent aminotransferase family protein: protein MEAELNGNKYLAIEQHIKAQIDKGLFHPDDRLPSIRQLSEQLGVSKNTVIRAYQELEATGWVYSVPKSGYRVKAPNTTIWDAPSQPQKVDLLSVTKSVLSRPKGRLKLLAGSAHPNINNPAIRSLYAEIGRHSRLQTQLPGYYQLPPGDEQLVKQLLKITHDLGVPAGSNEIAITHGAQQAISLALRALTKPGDIVAVESPCYFGNLLLLESLGLQALEIPCSVSHGIDIPSLQSALDKWEVKTLLLTPNFTNPTGSRMPLANRKVLLEITGSLPIIEDDVFGSLAFDTPIASLKELDDQDRVIYVNSLSKTLDSRLRIGWLLSGRYQAQVEKYLLCDNMGSSNLMQSAVGQFLTTGKYRSHLSKMKRLYQTNQKQFQSLLIQALDGYEHLVGRYHLSKPEGSFLNWITLPESVDSYAIYQDCLKHKLGILPGTVFGTNDQYKHCLRFTVANIEESKEWKEGIVTLAKIIAKHTSF, encoded by the coding sequence GTGGAAGCAGAACTCAACGGCAATAAATATCTCGCTATAGAACAACACATTAAGGCTCAGATCGATAAAGGGCTCTTTCACCCAGACGACCGCTTACCTTCCATTCGTCAACTCAGCGAACAACTCGGTGTGAGCAAAAACACCGTGATTCGCGCTTATCAAGAATTGGAAGCGACGGGCTGGGTTTATTCTGTGCCTAAATCAGGCTATCGTGTGAAAGCACCGAACACCACCATCTGGGATGCACCGAGCCAGCCTCAAAAAGTCGATCTCTTGTCGGTCACCAAATCTGTACTCTCCCGTCCGAAAGGTCGCTTGAAACTGCTTGCTGGTTCTGCACACCCGAACATTAATAACCCTGCCATTCGTAGCTTGTATGCCGAAATCGGTCGCCATAGCCGTTTGCAAACCCAGCTTCCCGGTTATTACCAATTACCTCCCGGCGATGAGCAATTAGTGAAGCAGTTGTTAAAGATCACCCATGATCTAGGCGTACCTGCGGGATCGAATGAGATTGCGATTACACATGGTGCTCAACAGGCGATCAGTCTGGCTTTACGTGCATTAACCAAACCGGGAGACATCGTGGCGGTCGAGTCGCCCTGTTACTTTGGCAATCTACTTTTACTTGAATCGCTTGGCTTGCAGGCCCTTGAAATACCATGCAGCGTCAGCCACGGAATCGACATTCCTTCACTACAGAGTGCGTTGGACAAATGGGAAGTGAAAACCTTGCTACTAACGCCAAACTTTACCAATCCAACGGGTTCACGAATGCCATTGGCTAACCGAAAGGTATTACTGGAGATAACCGGATCTTTACCGATTATCGAAGACGATGTGTTCGGTAGCTTGGCATTCGACACACCCATTGCCAGCCTCAAAGAGCTTGATGACCAAGATCGAGTCATTTACGTCAACTCTTTGTCCAAGACCTTAGATTCTCGCTTGCGTATTGGCTGGTTACTCTCAGGTCGTTACCAAGCTCAAGTTGAAAAATACCTGTTATGCGACAACATGGGCAGCTCCAATTTAATGCAATCCGCGGTGGGTCAATTTCTCACTACCGGTAAATATCGCAGCCACTTATCCAAAATGAAGCGGCTCTACCAAACCAATCAAAAGCAATTTCAAAGCCTGTTAATACAAGCGCTTGATGGCTATGAACACCTTGTTGGCCGCTACCACTTGTCAAAACCTGAGGGGTCTTTTCTAAACTGGATCACGTTACCTGAATCGGTCGATAGCTACGCGATTTATCAAGATTGTTTGAAGCACAAATTGGGAATATTACCTGGCACAGTATTTGGGACAAACGATCAATATAAACACTGCTTGCGCTTCACGGTAGCGAACATCGAAGAGAGTAAAGAGTGGAAAGAAGGGATAGTGACATTAGCGAAGATAATCGCCAAACATACTTCTTTCTAA
- a CDS encoding amino acid permease, with amino-acid sequence MKLFGSSLILSGTALGAGMLAIPMVLAQFGFMISSVLMLLIFIGTTYSALLLAEACTKTKDNSGMSSVAYLTLGCKGKHFINALFYLLLVCMLIAYILGVGDIIHKLLLDVGVDISASAAYTVFSLLMGVIVVAGKSYIDKLNRGLFIMMVVMLFIVIASLFSNIRLDYLTQTSQYTANDVVQYSAVIFTSFASMVVIPSLVIYNREATQKQIRNMILLGSVIPLVCYLTWLFAIIGNLGTDAISQFHNISELISAFSGQSAWLKVVIALFSALALVTSFLGVSMALYDQNKDAVTNNKALAYALTFVLPLVLAELFASQFVSMLDYAGMVLVFLAIWGPLAMVVKIRRPDFPHLQTEGSYTAAGGDTALMATFGFGALIFISWFMG; translated from the coding sequence ATGAAATTATTCGGCAGTTCCCTAATCCTTTCGGGAACGGCATTAGGGGCTGGCATGCTTGCTATTCCCATGGTGTTGGCCCAGTTTGGCTTCATGATCAGCTCAGTGCTGATGCTACTTATCTTTATCGGCACCACTTACTCTGCACTCCTACTGGCAGAAGCGTGTACCAAAACTAAAGATAACAGTGGCATGAGCAGTGTTGCTTACCTCACTCTGGGCTGCAAAGGTAAACACTTTATCAATGCACTCTTTTACCTGCTGCTGGTATGCATGCTGATCGCCTATATCTTGGGTGTTGGCGACATCATTCATAAGCTACTGCTCGACGTCGGCGTAGACATCTCTGCATCCGCTGCTTATACCGTTTTCAGCCTATTGATGGGGGTGATTGTAGTCGCGGGTAAGTCTTATATCGATAAATTAAACCGTGGTCTATTCATCATGATGGTGGTGATGCTCTTCATTGTTATTGCCTCTCTGTTTAGTAATATCCGTCTAGATTACCTAACTCAAACTAGCCAATACACGGCCAATGACGTGGTGCAATACAGCGCGGTTATCTTTACTAGCTTTGCCTCTATGGTGGTGATCCCTTCACTGGTTATCTACAACCGTGAAGCGACTCAAAAGCAGATCCGCAATATGATTCTGTTAGGTTCAGTGATTCCGCTAGTGTGCTACCTCACTTGGTTGTTTGCGATTATCGGTAACCTTGGCACAGACGCGATCAGCCAGTTCCACAACATTTCAGAACTGATCTCTGCGTTTAGCGGACAATCTGCTTGGTTAAAAGTCGTGATTGCGCTGTTCTCAGCGCTGGCACTGGTGACCTCTTTCCTTGGTGTATCCATGGCGTTGTATGACCAAAACAAAGACGCAGTCACCAACAACAAAGCATTAGCTTATGCTCTGACCTTTGTACTGCCTTTGGTATTAGCAGAGCTGTTCGCAAGCCAGTTCGTGAGCATGCTGGACTATGCAGGCATGGTGTTGGTGTTCCTAGCTATCTGGGGACCACTCGCAATGGTGGTTAAGATTCGTAGGCCTGACTTCCCTCACCTACAAACCGAAGGCAGCTATACAGCAGCCGGTGGCGATACGGCACTGATGGCAACATTCGGTTTTGGTGCGTTGATTTTTATCTCTTGGTTTATGGGGTAA
- a CDS encoding TetR/AcrR family transcriptional regulator — MAKTAKFDRQDVVDKATNLYWEKGFHATSMRNLQDVIDMRPGSIYAAFGSKEGLFKETLARYTELGILNLNRFRSETESPIKALENFVKRAVVESKQSAPNGMCMLAKTVAELTDEHAELLEEAKKSLKIMEGEFAKLITEAQELGEISKEREPTQLARHVQVQIAGLRTYAKTCDDIDLLNAMVEDIFKYHPF; from the coding sequence ATGGCCAAAACAGCGAAGTTCGATAGACAAGACGTAGTAGATAAAGCAACTAACCTGTATTGGGAAAAGGGCTTTCACGCGACTTCTATGCGCAACCTGCAAGACGTGATTGATATGCGTCCGGGCAGCATCTATGCGGCTTTCGGCAGCAAAGAAGGCTTGTTTAAAGAAACATTGGCTCGCTATACCGAACTTGGCATCCTCAATCTAAACCGCTTTCGCAGCGAAACCGAATCGCCAATCAAAGCGCTCGAAAACTTTGTAAAGCGTGCCGTTGTCGAATCGAAACAAAGCGCACCAAACGGCATGTGTATGCTGGCTAAAACAGTCGCTGAACTGACGGATGAGCACGCTGAATTATTAGAAGAAGCCAAGAAATCACTCAAGATCATGGAAGGTGAGTTCGCTAAGCTGATTACCGAAGCGCAAGAACTTGGTGAGATCAGCAAAGAGCGCGAACCAACTCAATTGGCTCGACATGTTCAGGTTCAAATCGCAGGCCTGCGTACCTACGCTAAAACCTGTGACGATATCGATTTGCTCAACGCTATGGTTGAAGACATATTTAAGTACCACCCTTTTTAG
- a CDS encoding MarR family winged helix-turn-helix transcriptional regulator, whose translation MSDQDDYLKLDNQVCFALYSASNAMSRAYQPLLKALDLTYLQYIVMMVLWEQQEINVKALGAKTHLDSGTLTPLLKRLEAKGYVLRTRSAEDERVRVITLTPAGVELKEQAQTVPVEMLCLSKMNEDELRSLKAQCEQLLGNLTK comes from the coding sequence ATGAGCGACCAAGATGACTATCTAAAGCTGGATAATCAGGTGTGTTTTGCGCTGTATAGTGCATCGAATGCAATGAGTAGAGCGTATCAACCTTTACTGAAAGCGCTTGATCTTACTTACTTGCAGTACATTGTGATGATGGTGCTGTGGGAGCAACAAGAGATCAATGTTAAAGCGCTAGGCGCAAAAACGCATTTGGATTCAGGGACGTTGACGCCATTACTCAAGCGTTTGGAAGCGAAAGGTTATGTGCTTAGAACCCGCAGTGCTGAAGATGAACGAGTTCGGGTTATTACGCTGACACCTGCCGGGGTAGAGCTCAAAGAGCAAGCGCAAACCGTGCCAGTTGAAATGCTGTGTCTTTCTAAGATGAATGAAGATGAGCTTAGATCACTAAAAGCACAGTGTGAGCAGTTGCTGGGTAATTTGACCAAGTAA
- a CDS encoding methyl-accepting chemotaxis protein: protein MSINNLSIKSKIAIPLMVIVIVFSTVTVLNVIKSNAQAAINNELNNVVQPVLDNLEDGYRDIYQVIASAQGLLLAKDDEAIEYQKFEFEDNAYKAVPRFESVQTLYTAGVLDSSSRDELSKLVNAMSKWIALHEPMFADPANALQYNIDYSPALDAEFTIIRTQLGDIRALIAQKQKELRQQADDSIEESKLIIEVGMAVAVLAALFAMWLSNRYIVQPIQNVEKAMNEIASGDGNLAQRMKVEGSDEIARLSSAFNKFVSKIHTTVEQVILTSNAVRAEMENIKSITQSVAEFSSNQQRESEVVAAAVHEMQATSETVSGNALDAATASNVANNEVELADSTLGLTVTSIERLAQDIENAGGVVQELDTDVKNIASILGVIKGIAEQTNLLALNAAIEAARAGEQGRGFAVVADEVRALASKTQDSTGEIQSMIERLEVGAKHAVGVMTESKASGEKTIVQAGTAASSLSEIRNSIGKMNDMNTQIATAASQQSQVSEDVNKNVQRIAESTMKMVEMANNAENACISLAEQCEALDSLVSQFEV, encoded by the coding sequence ATGAGTATCAACAACCTTTCTATTAAGAGTAAAATTGCGATCCCTCTAATGGTTATCGTGATTGTTTTCTCAACTGTTACTGTACTTAACGTTATTAAATCTAACGCGCAAGCGGCGATTAATAACGAGCTCAATAATGTGGTTCAACCGGTTCTCGACAACCTAGAAGATGGGTACCGAGACATCTATCAAGTTATTGCATCGGCGCAAGGTTTGTTACTTGCTAAAGATGACGAGGCGATTGAATATCAAAAATTCGAGTTTGAAGACAACGCTTACAAAGCCGTTCCACGTTTTGAAAGTGTACAAACCTTATATACAGCAGGTGTGCTGGATTCTTCTTCTCGAGATGAGCTTTCGAAACTTGTTAACGCAATGAGCAAGTGGATAGCACTACACGAACCGATGTTTGCAGATCCTGCCAATGCTCTTCAGTACAACATCGATTACTCGCCGGCATTAGACGCTGAGTTTACGATCATTCGTACTCAACTTGGTGACATCAGAGCTCTGATTGCCCAGAAACAAAAAGAACTTCGCCAGCAAGCTGATGATTCAATTGAAGAAAGTAAATTGATCATCGAAGTGGGCATGGCGGTTGCTGTACTCGCTGCGTTGTTTGCGATGTGGTTATCTAACCGCTATATCGTTCAGCCGATTCAGAATGTAGAGAAAGCGATGAATGAAATCGCATCGGGTGATGGTAACTTAGCTCAGCGAATGAAAGTTGAAGGTTCTGACGAGATAGCTCGTTTAAGTTCTGCATTTAACAAGTTTGTTAGCAAGATACACACCACTGTTGAGCAAGTTATTCTGACATCGAATGCCGTACGTGCAGAGATGGAAAACATTAAATCAATAACGCAAAGTGTTGCTGAATTTTCTTCGAATCAACAGAGAGAAAGTGAAGTAGTCGCGGCTGCCGTTCATGAAATGCAAGCGACCAGTGAAACGGTAAGTGGTAACGCATTAGATGCGGCAACCGCAAGTAACGTTGCGAACAATGAAGTGGAATTAGCAGACAGCACTTTGGGCTTAACCGTAACTTCAATTGAACGCCTTGCGCAAGATATCGAGAATGCAGGTGGTGTGGTTCAGGAATTGGATACTGATGTGAAGAACATTGCTTCTATTCTTGGCGTGATCAAAGGCATTGCAGAGCAAACCAATCTATTGGCATTAAATGCGGCGATTGAAGCAGCGCGTGCTGGTGAGCAAGGCCGTGGTTTTGCGGTAGTTGCTGATGAAGTCCGTGCGCTTGCGAGTAAAACTCAAGACAGTACGGGTGAAATCCAGTCAATGATTGAACGCTTAGAAGTAGGCGCTAAACATGCTGTTGGCGTGATGACAGAAAGCAAAGCGAGTGGAGAGAAAACCATTGTTCAAGCAGGTACTGCTGCCTCTTCATTGAGCGAGATTCGCAATTCAATTGGCAAGATGAATGATATGAATACGCAAATCGCGACAGCGGCTTCGCAGCAGTCTCAGGTGTCTGAAGACGTGAACAAGAATGTTCAACGTATCGCCGAAAGTACGATGAAAATGGTTGAAATGGCAAACAATGCTGAGAATGCGTGCATCTCACTAGCAGAACAGTGTGAAGCGCTTGATAGCCTAGTTTCTCAGTTTGAAGTGTAA
- a CDS encoding methyl-accepting chemotaxis protein: MNLTDMSFKQKIIALLILPILGFLWLSVSAISKGVETTSEMSSLNQLTRLSVVYSELVHELQKERGMTAGFIGSQGSKFGSELKAQRINADSKRSQRTEYWESEDIDLSQITRLNTEINQSLNQITSIRNRVDSQSIPLSEALGYYTKLNAKLLSVSALIAELSTDATITTETIAYYNFLQGKERAGIERAVLNNTFSKNEFGPGMLVKFISLVTEQNTYFANFEVLGNPDNVDFFKQQLNDRSVAEVEKLRDVAESKMSGFDVDPVYWFAQSTARIVQLKKTENQLAESLITLTDQKTQQAQSAMMGSIVMFVVITLFATFVSFKAITDLTARVKDLTRVLSKVRNDNDLTVRATYVGNSELGQISSSLNETLEKFSQVIDNLSQSSLTLASAAEETAQTCQYNSSTLVEQQDQIGLIATATEELSATVNEVAAKTQQTASSAKIADEQSQQGLSTVQQSYESIETLASEINSLAEKITHLHESSNNINSVIDVIKSVAEQTNLLALNAAIEAARAGEQGRGFAVVADEVRTLAQRTQQSTSEIEGFINSLQSDVQTAFNVIDNSKKMSSRAVEDSRGVEQTLQDISGSVSEIFSMAEQIATATEEQAVVTQDIAQNVVAVEQKSTESTTGATQIAATAKEQAELATSLKELSNTFKS; this comes from the coding sequence ATGAATTTAACCGATATGTCATTTAAGCAAAAAATCATCGCTTTGCTTATCTTGCCGATCTTAGGGTTTTTATGGCTTAGTGTTTCTGCAATTTCGAAAGGCGTAGAAACCACCAGTGAAATGTCGTCATTAAACCAACTTACGCGTTTGTCAGTCGTGTACAGTGAATTGGTGCACGAGTTACAAAAAGAGCGTGGTATGACCGCTGGTTTTATCGGTTCACAGGGAAGCAAGTTTGGCAGTGAACTGAAAGCGCAAAGAATTAACGCAGACAGCAAACGCAGTCAAAGAACCGAGTACTGGGAGTCTGAAGACATCGATTTATCGCAGATCACGCGTCTGAATACTGAAATCAACCAAAGTCTTAACCAAATCACTTCGATTCGTAATCGAGTAGATTCTCAATCGATTCCCCTTTCTGAAGCATTAGGCTACTACACTAAACTTAACGCTAAGTTATTGAGTGTATCTGCACTAATTGCTGAGTTAAGTACTGATGCCACCATCACGACAGAAACCATCGCCTACTATAACTTTCTACAAGGCAAAGAGCGTGCGGGTATCGAACGTGCGGTTCTCAACAACACCTTTTCTAAAAATGAATTTGGCCCGGGTATGTTGGTTAAATTCATCTCTTTGGTAACCGAGCAAAATACATATTTTGCGAACTTTGAAGTTTTGGGTAACCCAGACAACGTTGATTTCTTTAAACAACAACTGAATGATCGCTCGGTGGCTGAAGTGGAAAAACTTCGTGATGTGGCTGAATCGAAAATGAGTGGTTTTGATGTCGATCCTGTTTATTGGTTTGCTCAATCGACGGCACGAATTGTTCAGCTAAAGAAGACTGAAAATCAGTTAGCAGAGTCTCTTATTACACTGACGGATCAGAAAACTCAGCAAGCTCAATCAGCAATGATGGGCAGCATTGTGATGTTTGTTGTGATCACTTTGTTCGCAACTTTTGTTAGCTTCAAAGCCATTACTGATTTAACGGCTCGAGTTAAAGATCTAACGCGAGTACTTTCTAAAGTCCGTAATGACAATGACTTAACCGTTCGTGCGACTTATGTAGGCAACAGCGAATTGGGTCAAATATCTTCATCGCTTAATGAAACACTAGAGAAGTTTTCTCAAGTTATCGATAACCTGTCTCAATCTAGCCTGACACTTGCTTCAGCGGCAGAAGAGACGGCGCAAACTTGCCAATATAACTCAAGTACCTTAGTTGAACAGCAAGACCAGATTGGCTTGATTGCAACAGCAACAGAAGAGCTATCGGCGACGGTGAACGAAGTCGCAGCTAAAACACAACAAACGGCAAGCTCAGCGAAGATCGCTGATGAACAATCACAGCAAGGTTTAAGCACGGTTCAACAATCTTATGAGTCGATAGAAACCTTGGCATCAGAGATTAATAGCCTAGCTGAAAAAATCACCCATTTACACGAAAGCAGCAACAACATTAACAGTGTGATTGATGTAATTAAGTCGGTTGCTGAACAAACCAACTTGTTAGCGTTAAATGCGGCGATTGAAGCCGCTCGAGCTGGTGAACAAGGTCGTGGTTTTGCTGTCGTAGCCGATGAAGTTCGTACATTGGCTCAGCGTACGCAACAGTCCACTTCGGAAATTGAAGGCTTCATTAACTCGCTACAATCGGACGTACAAACAGCGTTTAATGTGATTGATAACAGCAAGAAGATGTCTTCAAGGGCGGTAGAGGACTCACGAGGAGTAGAACAGACTCTGCAAGATATTTCAGGGTCGGTGAGCGAAATATTCAGCATGGCAGAGCAGATCGCAACCGCAACTGAAGAGCAAGCTGTAGTGACTCAAGATATTGCACAGAATGTTGTGGCGGTAGAGCAGAAGTCGACAGAATCTACGACGGGCGCAACGCAAATTGCGGCGACAGCGAAAGAACAAGCTGAATTGGCAACATCGCTGAAAGAGCTCTCGAATACGTTTAAGAGCTAA
- a CDS encoding organic hydroperoxide resistance protein, which produces MTTLYTTSATATAGRNGQVSTDDNLLSLALSYPKEMGGSGEATNPEQLFAAGYSACFSNALLHVAKEMKIKIASAPTTATVGIGPNENGGFALTVALSIELDLAQEQAVTLVKTAHQVCPYSNAVRGNIDVKLSVNGQAL; this is translated from the coding sequence ATGACAACACTCTACACAACTTCAGCAACAGCAACCGCAGGTCGTAACGGCCAAGTATCAACTGACGACAATCTACTCTCACTGGCATTAAGCTACCCTAAAGAGATGGGCGGTTCAGGTGAAGCGACCAACCCAGAACAGCTCTTTGCTGCAGGCTATTCTGCGTGTTTCTCAAATGCGCTGCTTCATGTCGCTAAAGAGATGAAGATTAAGATCGCATCCGCGCCAACGACTGCAACAGTGGGTATCGGACCAAATGAAAACGGTGGCTTTGCTTTAACGGTAGCGCTATCAATTGAACTCGATTTAGCGCAAGAACAGGCTGTTACGCTTGTGAAAACAGCGCACCAAGTTTGCCCTTACTCAAATGCGGTTCGTGGCAACATTGATGTGAAATTGTCGGTTAACGGACAAGCGCTTTAG
- a CDS encoding DUF3010 family protein, which translates to MKICGVEIKGNDAVICLLSLSDGVFNIPDCRVSKVAISDANDTQNMKDFQFSFAKLMEDYQVEKVVIRQRQTKGKFAGGGFGFKLEAAIQLIDGLDVTVVSPNEIKESLKRNPLMMKFKETGLKQYQEAPFTTAYACLMQR; encoded by the coding sequence ATGAAAATTTGTGGTGTTGAAATCAAAGGTAACGATGCAGTCATCTGTCTTCTATCTCTATCAGACGGTGTATTTAACATTCCTGATTGCCGAGTTTCTAAGGTTGCTATTAGTGACGCAAACGACACTCAGAATATGAAAGATTTTCAATTTTCTTTTGCAAAGTTAATGGAAGATTACCAAGTAGAAAAAGTGGTAATTCGTCAACGCCAAACTAAAGGCAAATTTGCTGGCGGTGGCTTCGGCTTCAAACTAGAAGCAGCAATTCAGTTGATCGACGGCCTAGACGTAACCGTTGTATCTCCGAATGAAATCAAAGAAAGCCTTAAGCGCAACCCTCTTATGATGAAGTTCAAAGAAACGGGCCTTAAGCAGTACCAAGAAGCACCGTTTACCACGGCTTACGCTTGTTTAATGCAGCGCTAA